Proteins from a single region of Ziziphus jujuba cultivar Dongzao chromosome 1, ASM3175591v1:
- the LOC107403653 gene encoding uncharacterized protein LOC107403653: MSVASSQQSFLANALYSPTHKLKTKISTSTFTISCRFPPNHDPKDSNSSRKNENQLAKLAMVTLAAGVLTLGSVHDASAAKSGGRVGGQAFRSSAPRSAPRANNNSRTNIYINPPVAPPLVGGYGYGFGVPFYGGWGWSPFSFFTPGPSVAVGIGGGFETFLLFVFLGALAAVVRRFVGPREEDDDY; this comes from the exons ATGTCCGTAGCTTCATCCCAGCAGAGCTTCCTTGCCAACGCCCTCTATTCACCAACCCACAAGCTTAAAACCAAGATATCCACTTCAACTTTCACCATCTCATGCAGATTCCCACCAAACCATGACCCCAAAGATTCCAATTCTTCCAG AAAGAATGAGAACCAATTGGCAAAACTGGCAATGGTTACACTGGCTGCTGGTGTGTTGACATTGGGGTCGGTTCATGATGCATCGGCGGCAAAGTCCGGCGGTAGGGTCGGTGGCCAGGCGTTCCGGTCTTCGGCTCCTAGGTCAGCTCCTAGAGCCAATAATAATTCAAG GaccaatatttatataaatcctCCAGTGGCCCCTCCTTTAGTTGGAGGTTATGGGTATGGATTTGGTGTACCCTTCTATGGTGGCTGGGGTTGGTCGCCATTTTCGTTCTTTACTCCGGGCCCGAGTGTTGCTGTTGGCATTGGTGGTGGGTTTGAAACATTTTTACTCTTCGTATTTCTTGGTGCTCTTGCTGCTGTTGTGAGGAGATTTGTTGGACcaagagaagaagatgatgattatTAA
- the LOC107403652 gene encoding nifU-like protein 3, chloroplastic, whose amino-acid sequence MVGAFSPSPTNTALSFNPSPSSSPSHLSLLIKNSIFGSSGLSSKHNCFLRGQFSSRHFLQFSSNHAPRNREGLVVSPSCVLPLTEENVEKVLDEVRPGLMADGGNVALHEIDGLVVILKLQGACGSCPSSTMTLKMGIETRLRDKIPEIMEVEQILDTETGLELNEENVEKVLAEIRPYLAGTGGGILELEEINDYVVKVRLSGPAAGVMTVRVALTQKLREKIPAIAAVQLIE is encoded by the exons ATGGTGGGTGCATTCTCACCATCTCCGACCAACACTGCCTTGTCTTTTAACccatctccttcatcttcaCCTTCCCATTTGTCACTGCTAATCAAG AATTCCATCTTTGGTTCCAGCGGActttcttcaaaacacaattgTTTTCTTAGAGGTCAATTCTCTAGCAGACACTTTCTCCAGTTCAGTTCCAATCATGCCCCAAGAAATCGAGAAg GACTTGTGGTATCACCGAGCTGTGTACTTCCATTAACCGAAGAAAATGTGGAAAAGGTTTTGGACGAGGTACGACCTGGCTTGATGGCCGATGGAGGAAATGTGGCGTTACATGAAATAGATGGCCTTGTTGTGATTTTAAAACTGCAAGGAGCATGTGGTTCGTGCCCAAGTTCAACAATGACACTAAAGATGGGAATTGAAACTCGACTGCGAGACAAAATACCAGAAATCATGGAAGTGGAGCAGATCCTGGATACTGAGACAGGTCTTGAGCTAAATGAGGAGAATGTCGAAAAG GTTCTTGCCGAGATTAGACCTTATCTTGCTGGCACTGGAGGTGGAATACTTGAGCTGGAAGAAATCAATGACTATGTTGTCAAAGTTCGGCTAAGTGGACCCGCAGCTGGGGTCATGACAGTCAGGGTTGCACTAACACAAAAACTGAGGGAAAAAATTCCTGCCATTGCAGCTGTACAGCTGATAGAATGA